One Loxodonta africana isolate mLoxAfr1 chromosome 4, mLoxAfr1.hap2, whole genome shotgun sequence genomic region harbors:
- the CSDC2 gene encoding cold shock domain-containing protein C2, with translation MTSEPTSPPVVPPLHSPKSPVWPTFPFHREGSRVWERGGIPPRDLPSPLPTKRTRTYSATARASAGPVFKGVCKQFSRSQGHGFITPENGSEDIFVHVSDIEGEYVPVEGDEVTYKMCPIPPKNQKFQAVEVVLTQLAPHTPHETWSGQVVGS, from the exons ATGACATCGGAGCCCACGTCGCCCCCAGTCGTGCCCCCACTCCACTCCCCCAAGTCACCAGTTTGGCCCACCTTCCCCTTCCATCGAGAGGGCAGCAGGGTCTGGGAGCGGGGTGGCATCCCACCTCGGGACCTGCCCAGCCCTCTGCCCACCAAACGGACCAGGACATATTCAGC GACAGCCCGCGCCTCGGCTGGCCCCGTGTTCAAGGGCGTCTGTAAGCAGTTCTCGCGCTCACAGGGCCACGGCTTCATCACCCCTGAGAACGGGTCAGAGGACATCTTCGTGCACGTGTCTGA cATCGAGGGGGAGTACGTGCCGGTGGAAGGTGATGAGGTGACCTACAAGATGTGCCCCATCCCACCCAAGAACCAGAAGTTCCAGGCTGTGGAGGTGGTGCTCACCCAGCTGGCCCCCCACACGCCCCACGAGACGTGGTCTGGGCAGGTGGTGGGCTCCTAG